One stretch of Qipengyuania gelatinilytica DNA includes these proteins:
- the clpS gene encoding ATP-dependent Clp protease adapter ClpS yields MTQPHHFMTIRAAGDDDDSRDGEGQTGLATKTRAKPKKPSQYKVLLLNDDYTPMEFVVIVLKRFFRMDMEEATRVMLHVHQKGVGVCGIFPYEVAETKVNQVMDFARENQHPLQCTLEKA; encoded by the coding sequence ATGACCCAGCCGCATCATTTCATGACCATCCGCGCCGCAGGCGACGATGATGATTCGCGCGACGGCGAAGGCCAGACTGGTCTCGCCACCAAGACGCGCGCCAAGCCAAAGAAGCCCAGCCAGTACAAGGTGCTGCTGCTGAACGACGATTACACCCCGATGGAATTCGTGGTGATCGTGCTGAAGCGCTTCTTCCGCATGGACATGGAAGAAGCGACGCGGGTCATGCTGCACGTCCACCAGAAAGGCGTCGGCGTCTGCGGTATCTTCCCCTATGAAGTCGCCGAGACCAAGGTGAACCAGGTGATGGATTTCGCCCGCGAGAACCAGCACCCGCTCCAGTGCACGCTGGAAAAGGCCTGA